A genome region from Pseudomonas sp. S06B 330 includes the following:
- the dtd gene encoding D-aminoacyl-tRNA deacylase, with protein sequence MKGLLQRVRGARVDVDGKTVGAIDQGLLVLVAVEPADTKAHADKLLHKLLNYRVFSDPQGKMNLSLKDIGGGLLLVSQFTLAADTQSGLRPSFSTAAPPALGAELFDYLLAQAQALHGSVASGQFGADMQVHLVNDGPVTFMLQI encoded by the coding sequence ATGAAGGGGTTGCTGCAACGTGTGCGTGGTGCGCGGGTAGATGTAGACGGCAAGACGGTAGGGGCAATCGACCAGGGCCTGCTGGTGCTGGTCGCGGTTGAGCCTGCTGACACCAAGGCTCACGCCGATAAGCTACTGCATAAGCTGCTCAACTACCGGGTGTTCAGCGACCCTCAGGGCAAAATGAACCTGTCGCTCAAGGATATTGGCGGAGGCCTGTTGCTGGTGTCGCAATTCACCCTGGCCGCTGATACCCAGAGTGGCTTGCGTCCGAGCTTTTCTACCGCAGCGCCACCGGCCCTCGGCGCAGAGCTTTTCGATTATCTGCTGGCCCAGGCGCAGGCTCTGCATGGCTCGGTAGCCAGTGGTCAGTTTGGGGCTGACATGCAAGTGCACCTGGTCAATGATGGCCCCGTAACATTTATGTTACAAATCTGA
- the pip gene encoding prolyl aminopeptidase produces MQTLYPQIKPYARHDLAVEAPHVLYVDESGSPEGLPVLFIHGGPGAGCDAQSRCYFDPNLYRIITFDQRGCGRSTPHASVENNTTWHLVEDMERIRKHLGIDKWVLFGGSWGSTLALAYAQTHPERVHGLILRGIFLCRPQEIEWFYQAGASRMFPDYWQDYIAPIPVQERGDLVKAFHKRLVGNDQIAQMHAAKAWSTWEGRTATLRPNPLVVDRFSEPQRALSIARIECHYFTNNAFLEPDQLIRDMPKIAHLPAVIVHGRYDVICPLDNAWALHQAWPNSELKVIRDAGHAASEPGITDALVRAADQMARRLLDLPQEEA; encoded by the coding sequence ATGCAGACCTTGTACCCGCAGATCAAACCTTACGCCCGGCACGATCTGGCCGTGGAAGCACCGCATGTGCTGTATGTCGATGAGAGCGGTTCACCGGAAGGTCTGCCGGTGCTGTTCATCCATGGCGGCCCAGGTGCTGGCTGTGATGCCCAGAGCCGCTGCTACTTCGATCCCAACCTGTATCGGATCATTACCTTCGATCAGCGTGGATGCGGGCGTTCGACCCCCCATGCCAGCGTGGAAAACAACACCACCTGGCACCTGGTTGAAGACATGGAGCGCATCCGCAAGCATTTGGGTATCGACAAATGGGTCTTGTTTGGCGGCTCCTGGGGTTCAACCCTGGCCCTGGCGTATGCCCAGACTCACCCTGAGCGCGTTCACGGTCTGATTTTGCGCGGTATCTTCTTGTGTCGCCCGCAAGAGATCGAGTGGTTCTACCAGGCCGGCGCCAGCCGGATGTTCCCAGACTACTGGCAGGACTATATCGCGCCGATTCCGGTGCAAGAGCGCGGTGATCTGGTCAAGGCTTTCCACAAGCGTCTGGTCGGCAACGATCAGATTGCCCAGATGCATGCGGCCAAGGCCTGGTCCACCTGGGAAGGGCGCACGGCAACCCTGAGGCCCAACCCGTTGGTGGTCGACCGCTTCTCCGAGCCGCAGCGTGCGCTGTCGATCGCTCGCATTGAATGCCACTACTTCACCAACAATGCGTTCCTTGAGCCGGACCAATTGATTCGTGACATGCCCAAGATTGCCCACCTGCCGGCGGTGATCGTGCATGGTCGCTACGACGTGATCTGCCCGCTGGACAATGCCTGGGCATTGCATCAGGCCTGGCCGAACAGTGAGCTAAAGGTGATCCGTGATGCCGGTCATGCGGCTTCCGAGCCTGGTATTACTGACGCCTTGGTTCGTGCTGCCGACCAGATGGCCCGGCGCTTGCTCGATTTGCCTCAGGAAGAAGCATGA
- a CDS encoding NEL-type E3 ubiquitin ligase domain-containing protein gives MKNLATPPDRAATAPDEIIPHAQRIITSKVPDWLSNATPATLKQLRVSGKTPAPWFEAACLADPQMARMLVQEYELHRKYEAEVQALLNPLPELQPFATQMLTQALRERFNLDLDVSRTYLINASKAAAYKLSLNGDPIADGQRALKLATQSLLHCAMQNFEASEAQPGGLDEDQLPSVIVDSDQFLFVKPTGNPVALAPDAFAALSRDLDIGGKYQALIDAIYHPLGDSDNTASRAVWQAFSNAEQSALRLHLHRAYLSKTIDKALYEALLTLASGEPAYYQGSPIRCAFMNIFDVTLTGALVIGVVPSPERLLAYDPLLLPYKGVLVTYLPGAPTPLKMHTTVHEVQAYLREQLRAVHVPHLRALTPERDKHNFISALRDCLQPATWNSSTQTFDQAPDPEAWLPVTLQPFTQPFLDELVTQKRQRLKDDALFHAVSTALEDQKTADKRRAYFTGLAFNALALGGFFVPGLGQLMLGLTAIQLSYEVFEGIDLWAKGDRQQALSYLMDVVDNVALTVALSAAGGGAEGGTPAVERIPVEMPSFIDELRPVKLPSGEDRLWWPDLQPFAHDIVLPAGLEPDEFGLYHYEGKTWLALEDKTYSVKHSPASGEYRLLSPSKSLSYEPPLRHNGAGAWLHELDRPREWQGMALFRRLGHLSAAFSEETALQILRISNTDESVLRRILSEQQRLPALLEDTLQRFKLDLEIRHSLPNAPARIRRAEFQRRYRALPASQVAGAAVIQRVYPNLPAPITEELLRNASPSELQTLIGAKVPRRLGEEIHAYQQHVRLTRAYEGVYLESVHNPDSDILILHTLEHIPGWPTDIRIEMHEGKHLAGLIDSVGPDQAKIRKKITRAPDGYVASDMYGSSYPIILHDTLYDALHAALPEAHREALGTSGVSSAIALREQIRQVPQLPRWILRRWLGMQRQGFRAPMRLADGRLGYPLSGRATLSDDISRQTLLDMIRTLELPEHTSRSAEDILLALEGNGLTRVEINARLRQVESESNALQTSLDEWRAQPGTTAHLGRLLSSRLEISNALWRQWSESALPEIGGLDAPLRLEQTYIAEFPQHLPGFSTSRVRRLQLIDVPLETSSGASEGWTEYEGQLAALFQHFPRLQSLEINRTYDPFAAPSGFSSSLALIVNSFPMLRELTLSNQNIVFYALDVERLQTLSRLERLELSGNRLSQWSTFNFNRMQLNYLGLDRMTFDRWPNWLSRETLEHIGTVSLRDNRITALPDFLLRNEINTEHHSVISLQGNIILADQLERLQLSNDGRPRQFSFNVDVPAALQGRLIQLREEQQQVHDAVDGWVNTSSSSAPPSADVIQSRNQVATAILDYWATQSQGELLAPLRLTDIALEDFPRQLPALFYQRVRNMVLTRVRASASQIDQFLRRFQQLNELTFEGHVQPMVEPPWALLELPSLSRLALRDQGLVIEPQVMQIFSLMGNLAQLDLSGNRLVPFTQGAVELPQLLRRLNLSNTQLRTWPSWVEGLQPLDLLDLSGNHITELPEHILDNPRNEDSSTAISLVDNPLSHASMRRAHLSQGDQSSYSFDMDLPEDILELSPPGDGSSSNASSGSNHVHSPIPYAPGDTPNVEAWLLGTVDENESHRRLWQQLEQFPSAENLLALVGRLRQAAPYRNQQSRIRFSERVWRVLGLAATNSDELTLFNAMAQDALVQPDTGAQTCHDGALLVFNQIETHVFTQQSLSNVPQAERGQHLYQLIQRLYRLQELDNIARQRGGNRDEAEVRLAYRLHLAEDLKLPLAPDSMLYEVNAQIDQTELHMARSLVLQGERGESFLNYAAANEHWTQYLRETYTARFTAVEESYQKEVNAMIDRFEGVPLDDLSDQFKALEADKQRQEQKLIHELTIEEGLLYR, from the coding sequence ATGAAAAACCTGGCCACACCGCCCGACCGCGCAGCTACAGCGCCTGACGAAATAATCCCTCACGCGCAACGGATAATCACCAGCAAGGTACCTGACTGGCTATCCAATGCCACACCCGCTACCTTGAAACAACTACGTGTATCCGGCAAAACTCCTGCACCGTGGTTTGAAGCGGCCTGCTTGGCCGACCCACAAATGGCTCGAATGCTGGTGCAAGAATATGAATTGCATCGAAAGTATGAAGCCGAGGTACAAGCACTCCTCAATCCACTGCCTGAGCTGCAACCGTTCGCTACACAGATGCTGACCCAGGCCCTGCGAGAGCGCTTCAACCTGGACCTGGACGTAAGCCGAACGTACTTGATCAACGCCAGCAAAGCCGCTGCGTACAAACTGAGCCTCAATGGCGACCCAATCGCCGATGGTCAGCGCGCCTTGAAACTGGCGACTCAATCCTTGCTGCATTGCGCCATGCAAAATTTCGAAGCATCGGAAGCGCAGCCTGGTGGCCTGGACGAAGACCAACTGCCGTCGGTGATCGTCGACAGCGACCAGTTCCTTTTCGTCAAACCGACGGGCAACCCTGTCGCGCTAGCCCCTGACGCCTTTGCGGCCTTGTCACGTGATCTGGACATTGGGGGCAAATATCAGGCTTTGATTGACGCGATCTACCACCCCCTCGGCGATTCAGACAACACGGCGTCTCGCGCGGTATGGCAGGCGTTCAGCAACGCCGAGCAATCAGCCTTGCGTCTGCACCTGCACAGGGCTTATTTGAGCAAGACGATCGACAAGGCTCTATACGAGGCACTGCTCACGCTCGCCAGTGGTGAGCCGGCGTACTATCAGGGCAGTCCGATTCGCTGCGCCTTCATGAACATTTTTGACGTCACCTTGACCGGTGCCCTGGTCATTGGTGTCGTGCCTTCGCCTGAACGACTCCTGGCATACGACCCCTTGTTGCTACCGTACAAAGGCGTCTTGGTGACTTACCTGCCGGGGGCGCCAACCCCATTGAAGATGCACACCACGGTTCATGAGGTGCAAGCCTACCTACGTGAGCAACTGCGGGCAGTCCATGTGCCCCATTTACGAGCGTTGACACCTGAGCGTGACAAGCACAACTTCATCAGCGCCTTGCGCGACTGCCTGCAGCCGGCAACCTGGAATTCAAGCACGCAGACGTTTGACCAAGCACCTGATCCCGAGGCTTGGCTCCCGGTAACCTTGCAGCCGTTCACTCAGCCGTTCCTTGACGAACTGGTCACCCAAAAGCGACAGCGGCTCAAGGACGATGCGCTATTCCATGCCGTATCCACGGCACTTGAAGATCAGAAAACGGCCGACAAACGCCGCGCCTACTTTACCGGGCTGGCTTTCAATGCGCTCGCGCTCGGCGGTTTTTTCGTGCCTGGGCTGGGGCAACTGATGCTCGGTTTGACGGCTATTCAACTTAGCTACGAAGTCTTTGAAGGCATAGACCTTTGGGCCAAAGGCGATCGACAGCAAGCACTCAGTTACCTGATGGATGTGGTAGACAACGTGGCGCTCACGGTGGCCCTAAGCGCGGCGGGGGGCGGTGCCGAGGGCGGCACACCAGCCGTTGAGCGGATTCCAGTGGAAATGCCATCGTTCATCGACGAACTCAGGCCTGTTAAGTTGCCCAGCGGCGAAGACCGCCTATGGTGGCCTGACCTACAGCCATTCGCGCATGACATCGTGCTGCCAGCAGGGCTCGAGCCGGATGAGTTCGGCTTGTATCACTACGAAGGCAAAACCTGGCTGGCGCTTGAAGACAAGACCTACTCAGTCAAACATTCACCCGCCAGTGGCGAATACAGGCTCTTGAGTCCGAGCAAATCCCTGAGCTACGAGCCCCCGCTGCGCCACAACGGTGCTGGGGCCTGGCTGCATGAACTGGACAGGCCACGTGAATGGCAGGGTATGGCATTGTTCCGACGCCTGGGCCATCTCAGCGCGGCGTTCAGCGAAGAGACCGCATTACAAATCCTGCGCATCAGCAACACCGATGAAAGCGTTCTTCGTCGAATACTCAGCGAGCAACAAAGGCTGCCAGCACTGCTGGAAGACACCCTGCAGCGCTTCAAACTGGATTTGGAGATCAGGCACTCACTACCGAATGCACCGGCAAGAATACGTCGCGCAGAGTTTCAAAGACGCTATCGAGCCTTGCCCGCAAGTCAGGTAGCAGGTGCCGCCGTGATTCAACGGGTGTATCCAAACCTCCCTGCGCCCATCACCGAGGAACTGTTACGCAACGCCAGCCCAAGCGAGCTGCAAACGCTGATCGGTGCAAAAGTGCCCCGACGCCTTGGCGAAGAGATCCACGCCTATCAGCAGCATGTGCGCCTCACCCGCGCATATGAGGGGGTGTACCTGGAGTCGGTACACAATCCAGATAGCGACATTCTGATCCTACACACGCTTGAGCACATCCCTGGCTGGCCTACCGACATCCGGATCGAGATGCACGAAGGCAAGCACTTGGCGGGACTGATCGACAGCGTCGGCCCCGACCAAGCCAAAATCCGCAAGAAAATCACTCGCGCCCCCGACGGCTATGTGGCCTCGGATATGTATGGCTCAAGCTACCCGATCATCTTGCATGACACGCTCTACGACGCGTTGCATGCAGCCCTGCCCGAAGCACACCGCGAGGCACTTGGCACCTCTGGCGTGTCGAGCGCGATAGCGCTCAGGGAGCAGATTCGTCAAGTTCCGCAATTGCCACGCTGGATCCTCAGAAGGTGGCTGGGCATGCAGCGGCAAGGATTCCGCGCCCCCATGCGTCTAGCCGATGGTCGCCTAGGCTACCCCTTGAGCGGCAGAGCAACATTGAGCGACGACATCAGCCGGCAAACACTGCTGGACATGATCCGTACGCTGGAGTTACCCGAGCACACATCCCGATCGGCCGAGGACATCCTGCTAGCCCTGGAAGGTAACGGGCTGACACGAGTAGAGATCAACGCCAGGCTTCGCCAAGTGGAAAGTGAGAGCAATGCACTGCAAACCAGTCTGGACGAATGGCGTGCACAACCGGGAACGACTGCCCACTTGGGCAGACTCCTTAGCAGCCGGCTCGAAATCAGCAACGCGCTCTGGCGACAGTGGTCTGAAAGTGCCTTGCCAGAGATCGGCGGCCTGGATGCGCCCCTGCGCCTGGAACAAACTTACATTGCTGAGTTCCCGCAACACCTGCCCGGGTTCAGCACGTCGCGGGTCAGACGCCTGCAACTTATCGATGTCCCCCTTGAGACTTCGTCAGGTGCCTCTGAGGGCTGGACTGAGTACGAGGGACAACTGGCAGCACTTTTCCAGCACTTTCCCCGCCTGCAGTCGCTAGAAATCAATCGCACCTATGACCCCTTCGCAGCACCTTCAGGGTTCTCAAGCAGTCTCGCGCTGATCGTCAATAGCTTTCCCATGCTCAGGGAACTGACCCTGAGCAATCAAAACATCGTGTTCTATGCGTTGGATGTAGAAAGACTCCAGACGCTGTCACGCCTGGAAAGGCTGGAGTTGAGCGGCAACCGGTTGTCGCAATGGTCAACATTCAATTTCAACCGCATGCAATTGAACTACCTTGGACTTGATCGCATGACGTTCGACCGTTGGCCGAACTGGTTGAGCAGAGAAACACTGGAACACATCGGCACGGTCTCCCTGCGCGACAACAGGATCACGGCATTGCCTGACTTTCTGCTCAGAAACGAAATCAATACCGAGCATCACTCTGTCATCTCTTTGCAAGGCAACATCATCCTTGCCGACCAGCTCGAAAGACTGCAACTGAGCAACGATGGTAGACCCCGGCAGTTCAGCTTCAATGTCGATGTACCTGCCGCCCTCCAAGGACGTTTGATACAGCTGAGGGAAGAGCAACAACAGGTACATGATGCCGTTGACGGTTGGGTAAACACCTCCAGCTCGTCCGCCCCTCCGAGCGCAGATGTTATACAGTCAAGAAATCAGGTCGCCACTGCGATATTGGATTACTGGGCCACCCAGAGCCAAGGCGAACTTCTAGCCCCTTTGCGACTTACCGACATCGCGCTGGAGGACTTTCCTCGACAGTTGCCTGCATTGTTCTATCAACGGGTTCGCAACATGGTGCTGACCCGGGTGAGGGCCTCTGCATCACAGATCGATCAGTTTCTAAGACGCTTTCAACAGTTGAACGAACTGACCTTCGAAGGACACGTTCAACCGATGGTCGAGCCGCCCTGGGCCCTGTTGGAGCTGCCCTCACTTAGCCGGCTAGCACTGCGCGACCAAGGCCTGGTAATAGAACCGCAGGTGATGCAGATCTTTTCGCTCATGGGCAACCTCGCCCAGTTGGACCTTTCCGGCAACCGCCTGGTGCCGTTCACCCAAGGGGCAGTGGAACTGCCTCAACTCCTGCGTCGACTCAATCTGAGCAACACGCAACTGCGCACCTGGCCCTCCTGGGTAGAGGGCCTGCAGCCACTGGATCTACTGGACCTGAGTGGCAACCATATCACCGAACTTCCTGAGCACATTCTGGACAACCCTCGCAATGAAGACTCTTCCACGGCGATATCACTGGTTGACAACCCGCTGAGTCACGCCTCAATGCGCCGTGCCCACCTCTCGCAGGGAGACCAGAGCAGCTACAGCTTCGACATGGATCTACCTGAGGATATTCTTGAGCTCTCACCGCCAGGGGACGGCTCAAGCAGCAATGCCAGTAGTGGAAGCAATCATGTCCACAGCCCAATTCCCTATGCACCGGGAGATACACCTAATGTTGAAGCATGGCTGCTCGGAACCGTAGACGAAAACGAAAGCCATCGGCGCCTGTGGCAACAGCTCGAACAGTTCCCCAGCGCGGAAAACTTGCTGGCGCTGGTTGGGCGTTTAAGACAGGCGGCACCCTACCGCAACCAGCAAAGCCGAATCAGATTCTCTGAGCGGGTCTGGCGCGTGTTAGGGCTTGCGGCAACCAACAGTGACGAACTAACGCTCTTCAACGCGATGGCCCAGGATGCGCTCGTGCAACCTGACACAGGGGCCCAGACCTGTCATGACGGCGCCTTGCTGGTGTTCAATCAAATCGAGACGCATGTATTTACCCAGCAATCCCTGAGCAATGTGCCTCAGGCAGAACGCGGACAGCACCTTTACCAGCTGATTCAACGCCTGTATCGATTGCAGGAGCTGGACAACATCGCTCGCCAGAGGGGTGGTAATAGGGACGAAGCTGAGGTACGCCTAGCCTATCGACTGCATTTGGCCGAGGATCTGAAGCTGCCGTTGGCGCCCGACAGCATGCTCTACGAGGTGAACGCCCAGATCGACCAAACCGAGCTGCACATGGCACGCAGCCTGGTCCTGCAGGGTGAACGCGGTGAGTCGTTCTTGAACTACGCGGCGGCTAATGAGCATTGGACTCAATACCTGCGCGAGACCTACACCGCGCGGTTCACAGCGGTCGAAGAATCCTACCAGAAGGAAGTGAACGCGATGATTGACCGCTTTGAAGGTGTGCCACTTGATGATCTGAGCGATCAGTTCAAAGCCTTGGAAGCTGACAAGCAACGCCAGGAACAAAAGCTGATTCATGAACTGACAATAGAGGAAGGGCTGCTATACCGCTGA